Within Citrus sinensis cultivar Valencia sweet orange chromosome 1, DVS_A1.0, whole genome shotgun sequence, the genomic segment TTAGCGGTGATTTGTAGTCgttttatttcattcttataacttgaatctttgtattctttGACATGCCTATGTTTAGATGATAAAAATCGTGCTTCTATTGATGAATGATAGCGTCACTAGATTAACAGTTCATCTGTTGTGTGTGCTGGTTTATGAAACTCAATGACTATATTGCAGGCGGCTGTTGTGGAAAGGCAGACAAGACCATTGCCAAAACTGCGAAATACTACGCCAGTTTCCTCTAGATACGAAGAGAAGCCTTCTCCTCCAGGGACCTTAAATGTGGCACAGCTGCGGCGCATCATGCTTCTGCATCAGGGCAAGGCTGATGATCACAATGGGCCACTGGATGCCAAGCAGATTGCAGAGAAGTTCCGACTAGATGTTTTGCAGGTTCAGGCAATTCTGCAGTGCCTATCACTGCCTCCAGAAAGCAGCAATAAAGAGAGAAACTATCCGTGATACTTCAAAAACCTCTCACTCACTCTTGTACCATGAATGGAGTTTTGTACTGAATAAGACATGGTCATCCACAACATGAAGATCTTTTGAAGTTACATAAACCGGTTATATGGTTGGTTTTTTCATAGAGCAGACGTTATAGAATGTCGTTTCATATCGGCTCAATTTGTAggaaattttgtattataaacTGTCGTGTTCTCTATTCTTTCTTTCACGAGCCAAATTCTTGAACGTTGTTAGATCTAATCGAGCCGTAAAACCATCTTCTGGTTCTAATTTCAAACTTAAATGTGATGAACCATACATCTGTTGCGTAAAAGATCATTCTTTCTCAATGTCTACTCAAAACTAGGTGAGTGAATACAATTTCCAAACCATtggccaatttttttttcaacggGCTTCATACAACCTCTATTGACATAACCAGCATAATTGCCGTAGATTAAATTATAACCGCACGCCAAATACTCTCCATATCAACTTGTAGACGTTGACTCTCAATTATTATGGGTCTACCATGAAGTTACAGCCTGTATAAATAATGGCCAATCAAATGTAATTGCGATTCCTCTTTCCTTGTATGAGGGCCTTTTAAGGACTGAGTGAAAAAGAATAGGATGACAAAAATAtagtgggggaaaaaaaagaatcatgtCATATTCAAGTCAAAATAGACTCTAACCAATCTGATGCATACTCATAAGCTACAAATGTTACAGCCCCAGCAGGCGCAGCTTTGACAGTTGATGGGACAATGCCCTTATAAAGACCAGCCCAACCCTCTGCTTGCACAATTCGGCTTAGGGCATCAGACATATTTCTGTAAGCACGGTGCTCAACTCTAGCACCATACTTCGGGTGCCTCTGGAGTCCTTCAATCTGCAAAAGCCAGcaacaaaattcatttgtCTAATTCAGCATGGGCAAAAGGCAAGACAATCTTGAAAACTGGCTCATCTAAAACATGAAATGATAGCTTGACACTAGtcttactaaaaataaaaattattgccTTATTCTTTACATTCACATAAGACAGAGATGATGCATACTGAGATTTTATGCAAGGCCTTATATTAAACCTGGAATCGTTTCTTGACCACATCAAGTGGATGACAAACAAGTTTAGCACATGTTCCAGCCGCTAATCCACAGACAAAAAGCTGAAAACTTGAAAGATTATTGTCTGCACCAGTTGAGCTTGTATTAGAAGATCTTATCCGGTTCCAGTCCTACAAGATGAtgatagtaaataaatattattgatgtgtaaaaacaaaatccttAACATCAGCCCCCTTTTTTAACGAACCAAAAAGGAATTTATCTGCCAATACTCAGTGGGAAGTACCAAGCACAAAAATTACTGAAGactctttaatatttcatCCCAGAGATGATCAAACATAAAATGCATTTCGCGCATTTCAACTTATTTGAATATCAGCTCAACTACAACATGGAGGAGAAATAGTGCTCTAAACCTCAAATTACTCTTAAAATTGGGGATGCCGGCATGAAACACAAAAGAATTATATACCCAGACTCTTAaacaaaaatctaatataaacaAGAATGAAGTCTACCATGGTCCAGCGCTTGAATGTATCATATGTGCCGAATTGCAGGCCAGCATAAGGAATAATCTCAACCAGTGTAGGTGACAGCCCAGCATACAGTCCTCTAAAGCCTCGGGTGCTGACAATATCAACAAATGCAGACCTCATTGTGGGATACACCTATATATAGCCATTAACTAGTGATCA encodes:
- the LOC102624174 gene encoding uncharacterized protein LOC102624174 — protein: MGQAFRRASGRITSSSSTTSSSSKTKNVVDRGPRVVPTDEKISRTGPLDGGDHREGNRPVNTGNVLEERDPQYDAMLNQMLGRVKTKAGGKAEMGEAAVVERQTRPLPKLRNTTPVSSRYEEKPSPPGTLNVAQLRRIMLLHQGKADDHNGPLDAKQIAEKFRLDVLQVQAILQCLSLPPESSNKERNYP
- the LOC102623885 gene encoding mitochondrial thiamine diphosphate carrier 2-like; this translates as MEEQEPGQWKRMVIDASAGAIAGGISRTVTSPLDVIKIRFQVQLEPTTSWALLNGHISRPSKYTGMFQATKDIFREEGLWGFWRGNVPALLMVMPYSAIQFTVLHKLKTFAAGSSKAENHINLSAYLSYVSGALAGCAATVGSYPFDLLRTILASQGEPKVYPTMRSAFVDIVSTRGFRGLYAGLSPTLVEIIPYAGLQFGTYDTFKRWTMDWNRIRSSNTSSTGADNNLSSFQLFVCGLAAGTCAKLVCHPLDVVKKRFQIEGLQRHPKYGARVEHRAYRNMSDALSRIVQAEGWAGLYKGIVPSTVKAAPAGAVTFVAYEYASDWLESILT